A stretch of Aythya fuligula isolate bAytFul2 chromosome 1, bAytFul2.pri, whole genome shotgun sequence DNA encodes these proteins:
- the ELK3 gene encoding ETS domain-containing protein Elk-3 isoform X2: MESAITLWQFLLQLLLDQKHEHLICWTSNDGEFKLLKAEEVAKLWGLRKNKTNMNYDKLSRALRYYYDKTPNGLLLTPSPLLSSIHFWSSLSPVAPLSPARLQGPNTLFQFPTLLNGHIPVPLPSLDGASSPVLLSPNAQKS; the protein is encoded by the exons ATGGAGAGTGCAATCACGCTGTGGCAGTTCCTTTTGCAGTTGCTGCTAGACCAGAAACATGAGCACCTGATTTGCTGGACGTCTAATGATGGCGAATTCAAGCTACTCAAGGCAGAAGAAGTGGCTAAGCTGTGGGGactcagaaaaaacaaaactaatatGAATTATGACAAGCTGAGCCGAGCGCTCAGATACTATTATGACAAG aCCCCAAATGGATTATTGCTGACCCCAAGCCCGCTGCTGTCTAGCATTCATTTCTGGAGCAGCCTCAGTCCCGTTGCTCCTCTGAgtcctgccaggctgcagggacCAAACACTCTGTTCCAG TTTCCAACTCTGCTAAATGGTCACATACCAGTGCCACTCCCCAGTCTGGACGGAGCCTCCTCTCCAGTACTGCTTTCTCCAAACGCTCAGAAATCCTGA
- the ELK3 gene encoding ETS domain-containing protein Elk-3 isoform X1, which produces MESAITLWQFLLQLLLDQKHEHLICWTSNDGEFKLLKAEEVAKLWGLRKNKTNMNYDKLSRALRYYYDKNIIKKVIGQKFVYKFVSFPEILKMDPHAVEISRESLLLQDSDCKMAAEGREAHKHSLSALKSTSRNEYIHSGLYSSFTINSLQNQPDTYKPIKTEKLEEKSEGNTPVEEVRTVIRFVTNKTDKQVMRPMVSLPSTSETAAASAFLNSPVSAKISSLMLPNSASISSPSSSSSRSPSLSPTSPLPAEHRSLFLESSCHDSDSLEPLNLSSGSKAKSPSLPPKAKKPKGLEISAPPMVLSSTDIGSIALNSPALPSGSLTPAFFTAQTPNGLLLTPSPLLSSIHFWSSLSPVAPLSPARLQGPNTLFQFPTLLNGHIPVPLPSLDGASSPVLLSPNAQKS; this is translated from the exons ATGGAGAGTGCAATCACGCTGTGGCAGTTCCTTTTGCAGTTGCTGCTAGACCAGAAACATGAGCACCTGATTTGCTGGACGTCTAATGATGGCGAATTCAAGCTACTCAAGGCAGAAGAAGTGGCTAAGCTGTGGGGactcagaaaaaacaaaactaatatGAATTATGACAAGCTGAGCCGAGCGCTCAGATACTATTATGACAAG AACATCATCAAGAAGGTGATCGGACAAAAGTTCGTGTACAAGTTTGTCTCGTTCCCTGAGATTTTAAAGATGGATCCACATGCCGTGGAAATCAGCAGGGAGAGCCTTTTGCTGCAGGACAGCGACTGTAAGATGGCCGCCGAGGGCAGGGAGGCGCACAAGCACAGCTTGTCGGCACTGAAGAGCACAAGCCGCAACGAGTACATCCACTCTGGCCTCTACTCCTCGTTCACCATCAACTCTCTGCAGAACCAGCCAGACACTTACAAGccaatcaaaacagaaaaactggagGAGAAGTCAGAAGGGAACACACCGGTCGAAGAAGTGCGGACTGTCATAAGATTTGtgacaaacaaaacagacaaacaagtTATGAGGCCCATGGTGTCGTTGCCTTCCACCTCTGAAacagcagctgcctctgcttttctcaACTCGCCTGTATCAGCCAAAATCTCCTCCTTAATGCTACCAAACAGTGCCAGCATTTCATCTCCATCGTCATCTTCCTCCAGGTCGCCGTCCCTGTCTCCCACCTCGCCCCTCCCTGCGGAGCACAGGAGCCTCTTCCTTGAGTCCAGTTGCCACGACTCAGATTCCCTTGAGCCGCTGAACCTCTCCTCAGGCTCCAAGGCAAAATCGCCATCTCTTCCCCCAAAGGCTAAGAAACCCAAAGGCTTGGAAATCTCAGCCCCACCTATGGTCCTATCCAGCACCGATATCGGTTCCATTGCCCTCAACAGCCCCGCGCTTCCTTCGGGATCCCTGACTCCAGCTTTCTTTACTGCACAG aCCCCAAATGGATTATTGCTGACCCCAAGCCCGCTGCTGTCTAGCATTCATTTCTGGAGCAGCCTCAGTCCCGTTGCTCCTCTGAgtcctgccaggctgcagggacCAAACACTCTGTTCCAG TTTCCAACTCTGCTAAATGGTCACATACCAGTGCCACTCCCCAGTCTGGACGGAGCCTCCTCTCCAGTACTGCTTTCTCCAAACGCTCAGAAATCCTGA